In Streptomyces hawaiiensis, one genomic interval encodes:
- a CDS encoding carbohydrate ABC transporter permease: MTNTQIPPARAERPAAPPAPAPKGPSARDRGTRLLATLFLAPTIVGIVVFTVVPIVGSVILSLFHWNVIESPSYAGLSNYGEVFGDETVLVSFRNTLVFMILAVALQLLVALALALTLNGRMPGWLRSVFRSAFFFPLVLSAASISVVMKYLFNQDFGVINWLLGFVGIAPVPWLTSENAAMATVILVYVWQQFGFSFLLFVGGLNNIPKEIHEAAALDGATGLRKHLTVTLPLLSPTLLVASVVGIINALQVFEQPYVLTNGGPGDSTRTVVMVIYETAFEQLRFGEASAVGVLLFVLIMAVTALQFRLSRRFVHYQ, encoded by the coding sequence ATGACGAACACCCAGATCCCGCCCGCGCGTGCCGAACGCCCCGCGGCACCGCCGGCTCCGGCACCGAAGGGCCCCTCGGCCCGTGACCGCGGCACCCGGCTGCTGGCCACGTTGTTCCTGGCCCCGACGATCGTCGGCATCGTCGTCTTCACGGTCGTGCCCATCGTCGGCTCGGTGATCCTCAGCCTCTTCCACTGGAACGTCATCGAGTCGCCGAGCTACGCCGGGCTCTCCAACTACGGAGAGGTGTTCGGCGACGAGACCGTGCTGGTCTCGTTCCGCAACACGCTGGTGTTCATGATTCTCGCGGTGGCGCTGCAACTGCTCGTGGCGCTGGCCCTCGCGCTGACGTTGAACGGACGGATGCCGGGGTGGCTGCGGTCGGTGTTCCGCTCGGCGTTCTTCTTCCCCCTCGTCCTGTCCGCCGCGTCCATCTCGGTGGTGATGAAGTACCTGTTCAACCAGGACTTCGGGGTGATCAACTGGCTGCTCGGCTTCGTCGGGATCGCGCCGGTGCCGTGGCTGACGTCGGAGAACGCGGCCATGGCGACGGTGATCCTGGTCTATGTGTGGCAGCAGTTCGGGTTCTCGTTCCTGCTGTTCGTCGGCGGTCTGAACAACATCCCGAAGGAGATCCACGAGGCCGCCGCGCTGGACGGTGCGACGGGGCTGCGCAAGCACCTGACCGTCACCCTGCCGCTGCTGTCGCCGACGCTGCTGGTCGCCTCGGTGGTCGGCATCATCAACGCCCTCCAGGTCTTCGAGCAGCCGTACGTCCTCACCAACGGCGGCCCCGGCGACTCCACCCGCACGGTCGTGATGGTCATCTACGAGACGGCGTTCGAGCAGTTGCGCTTCGGTGAGGCGTCCGCGGTGGGTGTGCTGCTGTTCGTGCTGATCATGGCGGTCACAGCCCTCCAGTTCCGGCTCAGCCGGCGTTTCGTCCACTACCAGTGA
- a CDS encoding carbohydrate ABC transporter permease yields MSQATLTSGRVRHGLAPWARIAGLTVCALLTLGPVVWTVSTSLRTPAEAFNLPPQLIPANPSTEAYRGVFDQIDVWLLALNSTLVTGLIAVGQMITAGLAGYAFARLEFRFKKPLFGLVLATMMVPLQVTIVPVFLVLKSMSLTDTLLGLIIPAFPTAFGTFLMRQYFLGMPKDLGEAAMLDGAGPWRTFRSVYAPLAAPGLAIVGVLAFNYHWNEFFRPLILETSGQNYTLPLGLVSLQGNLGTGSISVVLAGVVLSMIPAVAVFVVGQRPLREGITSAGVNR; encoded by the coding sequence ATGAGCCAAGCAACCCTGACCTCCGGCCGTGTGCGGCACGGCCTCGCACCCTGGGCGCGGATCGCCGGGCTGACCGTGTGCGCCCTTCTCACACTCGGCCCGGTGGTGTGGACGGTCTCCACCTCGCTGCGCACCCCCGCCGAGGCGTTCAACCTGCCTCCGCAGCTCATCCCGGCGAACCCCTCCACCGAGGCCTACCGCGGGGTCTTCGACCAGATCGACGTCTGGCTGCTCGCGTTGAACTCCACCCTGGTCACGGGCCTGATCGCGGTCGGCCAGATGATCACGGCGGGCCTGGCCGGATACGCCTTCGCCCGACTGGAGTTCCGCTTCAAGAAGCCGCTGTTCGGCCTGGTCCTGGCGACGATGATGGTGCCGCTGCAGGTCACCATCGTGCCGGTGTTCCTGGTGCTGAAGTCGATGAGCCTGACCGACACCCTGCTCGGGCTGATCATCCCCGCGTTCCCCACCGCGTTCGGCACGTTCCTGATGCGCCAGTACTTCCTCGGCATGCCCAAGGACCTCGGCGAGGCGGCCATGCTGGACGGGGCCGGGCCCTGGCGGACCTTCCGGTCCGTGTACGCCCCGCTGGCCGCGCCCGGCCTCGCGATCGTCGGAGTCCTGGCCTTCAACTACCACTGGAACGAGTTCTTCCGGCCGCTGATCCTCGAGACGTCGGGCCAGAACTACACGTTGCCGCTGGGTCTGGTCTCCCTCCAGGGCAACCTCGGCACCGGTTCCATCTCCGTGGTCCTCGCCGGTGTCGTCCTCTCCATGATTCCCGCCGTCGCCGTGTTCGTCGTCGGCCAGCGCCCTCTGCGTGAGGGCATCACGTCCGCAGGAGTCAACCGTTGA
- a CDS encoding LacI family DNA-binding transcriptional regulator codes for MGSPEERPVTGSGRPTSRDVARLAGVSHTAVSFVFNGRADGNLSPATQERIRQAAAQLGYRPDPVARGLRSRRTAVIGLVTDEIASSPFAGRLLRGAMDTAWAGEHLILTVDSGGDPAKEDAAVAELLDRRVDGIIYAAMSLRSVRVPEGLHRTHSVLANCLPADDSLPAVIPAERAGGRTAARLLLEQGHRRVALVGGQDDIASVERLRGFRDALRAEGITVPRDWVVRTGGEISGGYEGATRLLEGTPPEVRPTGLFAYNDRVAAGILHAATRLGIAVPGDLSVVGYDDQEHMAAHLAPPLTTVALPHRAMGEAAARLLLDSIATGRTPPATVRRLACPVISRASVGPAPIR; via the coding sequence ATGGGCAGCCCCGAGGAACGGCCGGTGACGGGATCGGGACGCCCCACCTCGCGGGACGTCGCCCGGCTCGCCGGCGTGTCGCACACCGCGGTGTCCTTCGTGTTCAACGGCCGTGCCGACGGCAACCTCTCGCCCGCCACGCAGGAACGCATCCGGCAGGCCGCCGCCCAGCTCGGCTACCGGCCCGACCCCGTCGCCCGCGGCCTGCGCAGCCGCCGTACGGCCGTGATCGGCCTGGTCACCGACGAGATCGCCTCCTCGCCCTTCGCGGGACGGCTGCTGCGCGGCGCCATGGACACCGCCTGGGCGGGCGAGCACCTGATCCTCACCGTCGACTCCGGGGGCGACCCGGCCAAGGAGGACGCGGCGGTCGCAGAGCTCCTGGACCGGCGCGTCGACGGCATCATCTACGCGGCCATGTCCCTGCGCAGCGTCCGCGTTCCCGAGGGACTGCACCGCACCCACTCCGTCCTGGCCAACTGCCTGCCGGCGGACGACTCGCTGCCCGCCGTCATCCCCGCCGAGCGCGCCGGCGGCCGTACGGCGGCCCGGCTGCTGCTGGAGCAGGGGCACCGGCGGGTCGCGCTCGTCGGGGGGCAGGACGACATCGCCTCGGTGGAGCGGCTGCGCGGCTTCCGTGACGCGCTGCGCGCCGAGGGCATCACCGTGCCGAGGGACTGGGTCGTACGGACCGGAGGGGAGATCTCCGGCGGCTACGAGGGCGCCACGCGCCTGCTCGAGGGCACGCCGCCCGAGGTCCGGCCCACCGGGCTCTTCGCCTACAACGACCGGGTCGCGGCGGGCATCCTGCACGCCGCGACCCGGCTCGGCATCGCCGTACCCGGCGACCTGTCGGTGGTGGGCTACGACGATCAGGAGCACATGGCCGCCCACCTCGCGCCGCCCCTCACCACCGTCGCCCTGCCCCACCGGGCAATGGGCGAGGCCGCCGCGCGGCTCCTCCTCGACTCCATCGCCACCGGCCGGACACCGCCCGCCACGGTGCGGCGCCTGGCCTGCCCGGTGATCAGCCGCGCGTCGGTGGGACCAGCGCCCATCCGGTGA
- a CDS encoding TauD/TfdA dioxygenase family protein: MTTDDRTTDEAAREAGVEVRPAAGHIGAEISGVDLAADLDDVVVAAIRAAVLRWKVVFFRGQRLDHAGHVALARRFGEIVVLPRRGKASPPDFPEVETTADRLELGGRFGMEHDEWLRRRRHTLLRGWHCDHGARVDPPAATILRAETVPPYGGDTTWSNLAAAYSGLSVPLRQFVDGLRAEHRLGVGYQPRPGDDAYVRHLLDRQVASLHPLVRVHPETGERILYVNGYYVEQIAGLSRPESGAILEMLLEQAVRPEYTVRFRWEPGSVAFWDNRATMHLAPGDTAHLDRPRIMHRVMLAGDVPVGVDGRPSEPITGTAPGRW; this comes from the coding sequence ATGACGACGGACGACCGGACGACGGACGAGGCGGCGCGGGAGGCCGGGGTGGAGGTGCGGCCGGCCGCCGGGCATATCGGGGCCGAGATCAGCGGGGTCGATCTGGCGGCGGACCTGGATGACGTCGTGGTCGCCGCGATCCGGGCGGCGGTGCTGCGGTGGAAGGTGGTGTTCTTCCGGGGGCAGCGGCTGGACCACGCCGGGCACGTGGCGCTCGCGCGCCGGTTCGGTGAGATCGTGGTGCTGCCCCGGCGGGGCAAGGCCTCGCCCCCGGACTTCCCCGAGGTCGAGACGACCGCCGACCGGCTGGAGCTGGGCGGGCGGTTCGGGATGGAGCACGACGAGTGGCTGCGGCGACGCCGCCACACGCTGCTGCGCGGCTGGCACTGCGACCACGGCGCCCGCGTCGACCCGCCCGCCGCCACGATCCTGCGCGCCGAGACCGTACCGCCCTACGGCGGCGACACCACCTGGTCGAACCTGGCGGCGGCGTACTCCGGACTCTCCGTGCCGCTGCGGCAGTTCGTCGACGGACTGCGGGCCGAGCACCGGCTCGGCGTCGGCTACCAGCCACGTCCCGGCGACGACGCGTACGTCCGGCACCTGCTGGACCGGCAGGTCGCCTCGCTGCACCCCCTGGTGCGCGTCCACCCCGAGACGGGGGAGCGGATCCTCTACGTCAACGGCTATTACGTTGAGCAGATCGCCGGCCTCTCCCGGCCCGAGAGCGGCGCGATCCTGGAGATGCTGCTGGAGCAGGCGGTCCGGCCCGAGTACACGGTCCGGTTCCGCTGGGAGCCGGGCAGCGTGGCGTTCTGGGACAACCGCGCCACCATGCACCTGGCCCCGGGCGACACCGCCCACCTCGACCGTCCGCGGATCATGCACCGGGTGATGCTCGCGGGGGACGTGCCCGTCGGGGTGGACGGCAGGCCGTCGGAGCCGATCACCGGGACCGCACCCGGCCGCTGGTGA
- a CDS encoding aldo/keto reductase: MISIPTHTLNDGTTLPALGLGTWPLGDDEAQQAVLSALEAGYRLIDTATNYRNETGVGRGVASGVVQREEIVVTTKLPGRHHGYEETLASFEESRARLGLEYVDLYLIHWPLPRVDRYVDAWKAMIKLREEGLVRSIGVSNFTAGHIERLEKETGVLPSVNQIELHPLLPQDDLRAFHAGKNIVTESWSPLGRGTPLLQDPAVARIAEAHGVSAGQVVLRWHTQLGAVPIPKSSNPERQRANLDVFGFELSEDEMRAVADRAQRRVGGDPEVHEEF; this comes from the coding sequence GTGATCAGCATCCCGACGCACACACTCAACGACGGTACGACGCTCCCCGCCCTGGGCCTGGGCACCTGGCCGCTCGGCGACGACGAGGCGCAGCAGGCGGTGCTCTCGGCCCTGGAGGCGGGCTACCGCCTGATCGACACGGCGACGAACTACCGCAACGAGACGGGGGTCGGCCGCGGTGTGGCCTCCGGCGTGGTGCAGCGCGAGGAGATCGTCGTGACGACGAAGCTCCCGGGCCGGCACCACGGCTACGAGGAGACCCTCGCCTCCTTCGAGGAGTCCCGGGCCCGCCTCGGTCTGGAGTACGTCGACCTGTACCTGATCCACTGGCCGCTGCCGCGAGTGGACCGGTACGTCGACGCGTGGAAGGCCATGATCAAGCTGCGGGAGGAGGGGCTCGTCCGGTCGATCGGCGTCTCGAACTTCACGGCCGGGCACATCGAGCGGCTGGAGAAGGAGACCGGGGTGCTGCCCTCGGTCAACCAGATCGAGCTGCACCCTCTGCTGCCGCAGGACGACCTGCGCGCCTTCCACGCGGGCAAGAACATCGTCACCGAGAGCTGGAGCCCGCTGGGCCGGGGCACGCCCCTGCTTCAGGACCCCGCCGTGGCGCGGATCGCCGAGGCGCACGGGGTGAGCGCCGGGCAGGTGGTGCTGCGCTGGCACACGCAGCTGGGCGCGGTGCCCATCCCGAAGTCGTCGAACCCCGAGCGGCAGCGCGCCAATCTCGACGTCTTCGGCTTCGAGCTGAGCGAGGACGAGATGCGGGCCGTCGCGGACCGTGCGCAGCGGCGGGTCGGCGGGGACCCCGAGGTGCACGAGGAGTTCTGA
- a CDS encoding MHYT domain-containing protein, whose translation MDGTVDGFRYGAVTPVAAYLMACLGGALGLRCIVRSLLDARSWKTGWLALGAASIGCGIWTMHFIAMIGFHVEETRVRYDAATTVLSLVVAVVVVGVGVFIVGHRGTSGATLAVAGAVTGLGVAGMHYLGMAAMRLNGEVGYDPVGVALSVLIAIGAATAALWSAVTIRGFLTSLGASLVMGVAVSGMHYTGMAAVSVHVHDTTGGTWAGDSPTSLLLPMLLGPVVFLLLAGVVVMFDPLLVLGERSPAPQPGPAANSVASPRPSWREPAAPTRER comes from the coding sequence ATGGACGGCACGGTCGACGGGTTCCGCTACGGTGCGGTGACCCCGGTGGCGGCGTATCTGATGGCCTGTCTGGGAGGGGCCCTGGGGCTGCGGTGCATCGTGCGCTCGCTGCTCGACGCGCGGTCCTGGAAGACGGGTTGGCTTGCGTTAGGCGCCGCCTCCATCGGATGCGGCATCTGGACGATGCACTTCATCGCCATGATCGGCTTCCACGTGGAGGAGACCCGGGTCCGGTACGACGCGGCCACGACGGTGCTCAGTCTCGTCGTGGCCGTCGTCGTGGTGGGCGTCGGCGTGTTCATCGTCGGCCACCGCGGCACGAGCGGCGCCACGCTGGCGGTGGCGGGCGCGGTCACCGGACTGGGCGTGGCGGGCATGCACTACCTCGGCATGGCGGCGATGCGGCTGAACGGCGAGGTCGGCTACGACCCGGTCGGTGTCGCGCTGTCCGTGCTGATCGCCATCGGCGCCGCGACCGCCGCGCTGTGGTCGGCCGTCACCATCCGGGGCTTCCTGACGAGCCTCGGGGCGAGCCTGGTGATGGGCGTGGCGGTGTCCGGGATGCACTACACGGGCATGGCCGCCGTCAGCGTCCACGTGCACGACACGACCGGCGGGACATGGGCGGGCGACTCGCCCACGTCCCTGCTGCTGCCGATGCTGCTGGGGCCGGTGGTCTTCCTGCTGCTGGCCGGGGTCGTGGTGATGTTCGATCCGCTGCTGGTGCTGGGCGAGCGGTCGCCCGCACCTCAGCCGGGCCCGGCAGCCAACTCCGTTGCGTCGCCCCGCCCTTCGTGGCGCGAGCCGGCCGCACCCACGCGCGAGCGGTGA
- a CDS encoding DNA polymerase ligase N-terminal domain-containing protein produces MAERDRLRDYRGKRDFDRTGEPRGRGACAGDQPRFVVQIHDASTMHFDFRLQVDDVLKSWSIPKGPSADPKDKRLAVPTEDHPLEYEEFEGVIPRGEYGGGTVIVWDHGTYEPLSHDRKGRPVDFAKSLERGHATFRLSGSKLHGEYALTRFRGDGSGDGEEAWLLVRRAGGTARTHGAPDPRRARSAKSGRTLAQVASDAAGE; encoded by the coding sequence GTGGCTGAGCGGGACCGGCTGCGGGATTACCGCGGCAAGCGCGACTTCGACCGGACCGGCGAGCCCCGGGGACGCGGTGCGTGCGCCGGGGACCAGCCCCGGTTCGTGGTGCAGATCCATGACGCGAGCACGATGCACTTCGACTTCCGGTTGCAGGTGGACGACGTGCTGAAGTCGTGGTCGATCCCCAAGGGCCCCTCGGCGGATCCGAAGGACAAGCGGCTGGCCGTGCCCACGGAGGACCATCCGCTGGAGTACGAGGAGTTCGAGGGTGTGATCCCCCGCGGCGAGTACGGCGGCGGCACGGTGATCGTCTGGGACCACGGCACGTACGAGCCGCTGAGCCACGACCGCAAGGGCCGGCCCGTCGATTTCGCCAAGTCGCTGGAGCGCGGGCACGCCACGTTCCGGCTGAGCGGTTCCAAGCTGCACGGCGAGTACGCCCTGACCCGGTTCCGCGGCGACGGCAGCGGCGACGGCGAGGAGGCCTGGCTGCTCGTGCGACGGGCCGGGGGCACGGCCCGGACGCACGGGGCTCCCGATCCCCGCCGGGCGCGTTCGGCCAAGTCCGGTCGCACGCTCGCCCAGGTCGCGTCGGACGCGGCAGGGGAGTGA
- a CDS encoding glycoside hydrolase family 32 protein, whose protein sequence is MSLAAPPQDPHAPRFRVRPPANWMNDPNGPFLWRGRHHLFYQHNPNAPVHSNVHWGHASSADLVRWEHHPIALTPTPGGPDEAGCWSGCVVDDGGVPTAVYTGVDRDHTGLGSICLARAVDPDDPELTEWTPWRTPVVTGPPEGLDVVMFRDPFVFRHDGRRWALVGAGHADGTPSVLLYDCDDLADWRFAGVLLDGHDPAARAAFGGRATGWECPQLYAAQGGEWVLVVSLWDGHPWTTGYLTGRLDADLRFTVRTGGLLDHGRDFYAPAVLQEPDRALMWGWSWEAREQGEAGWAGVLTAPRVVDVHPDGALRVSPAPELHRLRAAEPFVTAPGRVTLPAAYDLTVSARAHTTVSLLRSASGAELTVRLDPGEGTVTLDRGGWPRKEAAEPVVVPVPPQEELTLRILVDGSLYELFVNDRATVTERVYQRKDDTRELSVTSGASVTGWALVPPTRG, encoded by the coding sequence TTGAGCCTCGCCGCTCCCCCGCAGGACCCGCACGCCCCGCGCTTCAGGGTCCGCCCGCCCGCCAACTGGATGAACGACCCCAACGGTCCCTTCCTCTGGCGGGGCCGCCATCACCTCTTCTACCAGCACAACCCCAACGCCCCGGTGCACTCCAACGTCCACTGGGGCCACGCCTCCAGCGCCGACCTCGTCCGGTGGGAGCACCATCCGATCGCGCTCACCCCGACCCCGGGCGGCCCGGACGAGGCGGGCTGCTGGTCGGGGTGCGTGGTCGACGACGGGGGCGTGCCGACGGCCGTCTACACCGGGGTCGACCGCGACCACACCGGCCTCGGCTCGATCTGCCTGGCGCGGGCGGTGGACCCGGACGACCCGGAGCTGACCGAGTGGACCCCGTGGCGCACGCCGGTGGTCACGGGCCCGCCCGAGGGCCTGGACGTGGTGATGTTCCGCGACCCGTTCGTCTTCCGGCACGACGGGCGCCGCTGGGCGCTGGTCGGCGCGGGCCACGCCGACGGCACCCCGTCGGTCCTCCTCTACGACTGCGACGACCTGGCCGACTGGCGGTTCGCGGGTGTGCTCCTGGACGGCCATGACCCGGCCGCCCGAGCCGCGTTCGGTGGCCGGGCGACCGGCTGGGAGTGCCCGCAGCTGTACGCCGCGCAGGGCGGCGAGTGGGTGCTGGTGGTGTCGCTGTGGGACGGGCACCCGTGGACCACGGGCTACCTCACCGGCCGTCTGGACGCGGACCTGCGTTTCACCGTCCGCACGGGCGGTCTGCTGGACCACGGCCGCGATTTCTATGCCCCCGCCGTGCTCCAGGAGCCGGACCGCGCCCTGATGTGGGGCTGGTCGTGGGAGGCCCGTGAGCAGGGCGAAGCCGGCTGGGCCGGTGTCCTCACCGCTCCCCGTGTCGTCGACGTCCATCCGGACGGGGCGCTGCGCGTGTCCCCGGCGCCCGAGCTGCACCGGCTGCGGGCCGCCGAGCCGTTCGTGACCGCCCCGGGCCGGGTCACGCTGCCGGCGGCCTACGACCTGACGGTCAGCGCCCGCGCCCACACCACGGTGAGCCTGCTGAGGTCGGCTTCCGGCGCCGAGCTGACGGTCCGTCTGGATCCGGGCGAAGGCACCGTGACCCTGGACCGGGGCGGCTGGCCCCGCAAGGAAGCGGCGGAGCCCGTCGTCGTCCCTGTGCCGCCGCAGGAGGAGCTCACGCTGCGGATCCTCGTCGATGGCTCGCTGTACGAACTGTTCGTCAACGACCGGGCCACGGTCACCGAGCGCGTCTACCAACGCAAGGACGACACGCGGGAGTTGAGCGTGACGTCCGGCGCGTCCGTCACCGGATGGGCGCTGGTCCCACCGACGCGCGGCTGA
- a CDS encoding extracellular solute-binding protein, protein MTDSHLTRRTLLRYGAYGAGAAALAGTAASWDRLTGADIPGRDDGSLVVATLGPAYGPEAIRTLREGFAELHPDIKLRINAVQAVDWSDFFAKILTQVAAGTAPDLVYVATEGVQLFAQRLGVALDQWVKRDAAELKEYFADVHPSLVESMMYEGSLYQLPVEFNAADMYFNQQVLRRAGAQFPSADWTRDDFTALLRDMKQSSGSRFTPYFWTNRLWGGVVPWLFANDTNLLAESKAPGGDWLWDGFYPAAQRKGRGGGFRWTTPQATHDRVEEVYDYLASLIQDGLCTRPEGGNGQNLIGVFSTGRVGVTPAGGFWAGGLHLAGMERDGFDVQYFPRWRTQRMQYGAAGYALLRTSKMQDEAWEFIKYAARKDTLERLFATNQTTPARRSLLTADRYEKTGPARWPVFYDTLDRFPDTGPIPAPPQVAEVEQVLLKHTGTALASSRSVRPALRRMQGDLEKAMERDV, encoded by the coding sequence ATGACCGACTCGCACCTCACCCGCCGCACCCTGCTGCGGTACGGCGCCTATGGCGCGGGGGCCGCCGCCCTGGCCGGCACCGCCGCGAGCTGGGACCGGCTCACCGGAGCCGACATCCCCGGCCGGGACGACGGCTCCCTCGTCGTCGCCACGCTGGGCCCCGCCTACGGGCCGGAGGCCATCCGCACGCTCCGCGAGGGCTTCGCCGAGCTGCACCCCGACATCAAGCTCCGGATCAACGCGGTCCAGGCCGTCGACTGGTCGGACTTCTTCGCGAAGATCCTCACGCAGGTCGCCGCGGGCACCGCCCCCGACCTCGTCTACGTCGCCACCGAGGGCGTGCAGCTGTTCGCGCAGCGCCTCGGGGTGGCCCTGGACCAGTGGGTCAAGCGGGACGCGGCCGAGCTGAAGGAGTACTTCGCCGACGTCCACCCCTCGCTGGTGGAGTCGATGATGTACGAGGGCAGCCTCTACCAGCTGCCGGTCGAGTTCAACGCGGCCGACATGTACTTCAACCAGCAGGTGCTCAGGCGGGCGGGCGCCCAGTTCCCGTCGGCCGACTGGACCCGCGACGACTTCACGGCGCTGCTGCGGGACATGAAGCAGTCGAGCGGCTCCCGCTTCACGCCGTACTTCTGGACCAACCGGCTCTGGGGCGGTGTGGTGCCCTGGCTGTTCGCCAACGACACCAACCTGCTCGCCGAGTCCAAGGCGCCCGGCGGCGACTGGCTGTGGGACGGCTTCTACCCGGCCGCGCAGCGCAAGGGCCGCGGCGGAGGCTTCCGCTGGACGACACCGCAGGCCACCCACGACCGGGTGGAGGAGGTCTACGACTATCTCGCCTCCCTCATCCAGGACGGCCTGTGCACCCGCCCCGAGGGCGGCAACGGCCAGAACCTCATCGGGGTGTTCTCCACCGGCCGGGTCGGTGTCACCCCGGCGGGCGGCTTCTGGGCGGGCGGTCTGCACCTGGCGGGCATGGAGCGGGACGGGTTCGACGTGCAGTACTTCCCGCGCTGGCGCACCCAGCGCATGCAGTACGGGGCGGCGGGCTACGCGCTGCTGCGCACCTCGAAGATGCAGGACGAGGCGTGGGAGTTCATCAAGTACGCCGCCCGCAAGGACACCCTGGAGCGGCTGTTCGCCACCAACCAGACGACCCCGGCGCGCCGCTCGCTGCTGACCGCCGACCGCTACGAGAAGACCGGCCCCGCCCGCTGGCCGGTGTTCTACGACACCCTCGACCGGTTCCCCGACACGGGGCCGATCCCGGCGCCGCCGCAGGTCGCCGAGGTCGAGCAGGTGCTGCTGAAGCACACCGGCACGGCCCTGGCGTCCTCGCGCTCGGTGCGTCCCGCGCTGCGCCGGATGCAGGGCGATCTGGAGAAGGCCATGGAGCGTGACGTATGA
- a CDS encoding metallophosphoesterase family protein, with amino-acid sequence MSDSSRDTAEGAGWGTTERGAYRQLMPPKVEKISWLNPRMLWVARNGVLASWFGDPTGRRRSRWVAQRAAFGAPADKVIRRDDPDRFSFLVIGDTGEGDDPQYAVVPGLLKTGQDTRFAVLASDVIYPVGSADDYDTKFFRPYRDYGAPIYAIPGNHDWYEDLGGFMRVFCDDAPPLPPEPRPRPLTRAWLRTLLWHRPRPDEGQRLTEVRTLRSSAAQQAVQPGPYWAIDAGPVRIIGIDTGLLGTLDAEQGAWLREVSRDSRPKILVTGSPLYVDGRREPCAIEGGGTVDDIVRDPAHHYVAAIGGDIHNYQRYPVRLDDGRTLQYVVAGGGGAFMHATHTIPRVNVAGVTEQDFRCYPLRGDSLAFYSRLYGRRLRMRRFFTLTEAEATAVIAERLGIEPTRTPGASTRVTRRVRLVAGLLGTGRRPDKAKRFRLPVRKIYTSLFSPSSATYSPPFFKCFLRLDVSPESVRLRCYAATGNRAQEVAPPVEDEVTIPLR; translated from the coding sequence GTGTCTGACTCCTCACGCGATACCGCCGAAGGCGCCGGCTGGGGTACCACCGAACGGGGCGCGTACCGGCAGTTGATGCCGCCGAAGGTCGAGAAGATCTCCTGGCTGAACCCCAGGATGCTGTGGGTCGCCCGCAACGGCGTGCTGGCCTCCTGGTTCGGGGACCCGACCGGCAGGAGGCGCAGCCGGTGGGTGGCGCAGCGGGCCGCCTTCGGCGCACCGGCCGACAAGGTGATCCGGCGCGACGACCCGGACCGGTTCTCGTTCCTCGTCATCGGCGACACCGGCGAGGGCGACGACCCCCAGTACGCCGTCGTGCCGGGCCTCCTGAAGACCGGTCAGGACACCCGCTTCGCCGTGCTGGCCAGTGACGTGATCTACCCGGTGGGCAGCGCGGACGACTACGACACCAAGTTCTTCCGCCCCTACCGGGACTACGGGGCGCCGATCTACGCGATACCCGGCAACCACGACTGGTACGAGGACCTCGGCGGCTTCATGCGCGTCTTCTGCGACGACGCCCCACCCCTGCCGCCCGAGCCCCGTCCGCGCCCCCTCACCCGGGCCTGGCTGCGGACGCTGCTGTGGCACCGGCCGCGTCCGGACGAGGGGCAACGCCTCACCGAGGTACGCACGTTGCGCTCCAGCGCCGCCCAACAGGCCGTCCAGCCGGGCCCGTACTGGGCGATCGACGCCGGCCCGGTGCGGATCATCGGCATCGACACGGGCCTGCTCGGCACCCTCGACGCCGAGCAGGGCGCCTGGCTGCGCGAGGTCTCCCGGGACTCCCGCCCGAAAATCCTGGTCACCGGCTCACCCCTGTATGTGGACGGCCGACGCGAGCCGTGCGCCATCGAAGGGGGCGGCACCGTCGACGACATCGTCCGCGACCCGGCCCACCACTACGTGGCGGCGATCGGCGGCGACATCCACAACTACCAGCGCTACCCCGTCCGGCTGGACGACGGCCGCACGCTCCAGTACGTCGTCGCGGGCGGGGGCGGCGCGTTCATGCACGCCACCCACACGATCCCCCGCGTCAACGTCGCGGGCGTCACCGAGCAGGACTTCCGCTGCTATCCGCTGCGCGGCGACTCCCTCGCCTTCTACAGCAGGCTCTACGGCCGCCGGTTGCGGATGCGCCGCTTCTTCACGCTCACCGAGGCCGAGGCGACGGCCGTGATCGCCGAGCGGCTCGGCATCGAACCCACGCGCACCCCGGGCGCCTCGACCCGTGTCACCCGGCGCGTCCGCCTGGTCGCCGGGCTGCTCGGCACCGGCCGCCGCCCCGACAAGGCCAAGCGGTTCCGGCTGCCCGTGCGGAAGATCTACACGTCGCTGTTCTCACCGAGCTCGGCGACGTACAGCCCGCCGTTCTTCAAGTGCTTCCTGCGCCTGGACGTCTCCCCGGAGTCGGTCCGCCTGCGCTGCTACGCGGCCACCGGCAACCGCGCCCAGGAGGTCGCCCCGCCGGTCGAGGACGAGGTGACGATCCCGCTGCGCTGA